A genomic region of Eucalyptus grandis isolate ANBG69807.140 chromosome 5, ASM1654582v1, whole genome shotgun sequence contains the following coding sequences:
- the LOC104444717 gene encoding disease resistance protein RPV1 isoform X3, which yields MMREGKCFGNGSRIIVTTRDKHLLTCYGIDQDHVYEVKPLSYHEARELLSNHAFLTRQKLKIKTNLVDSVLNHAGGLPLALEVLGSCLCGKREDVWESTLEKVSRIPNKTINDVLKISYDGLEENEQEIFLDIACFFKRNGSEYVKKVLDSCDVQTTVGFDILIERSLISIDYGILKMHDLIQSMGMDIVRQECRDDPRSRSRLWQYDDVADALSSDVGDCAVKAIVLEPPQLKELSIHPNAFPKMRKLRLLILRNVHISFHGPIYLPNGLRWMEFAGSGPWIPKFPTGQKKLVSIDMSEGSITEVVKHFKDFEHLTYIKLRDCESLVSTPDISCVPNLKELKLWNCKNLVEAHESIAYHDKLQVLHFKWCPELHVFPNVLKSKNLRDLNFSMCSKFERFPNIPHELGCLKKLSILYTAIKELPASIENLVSLEEMLLDICKNSVSIPSNIYKLQRLQCFKSSFGPIVFPNLTDSANPCMKVELSNLKVLDLLNCNLSEVEFLEDLSCFPLLETLILSGNNITSLPISISKRDRLSELFISYCHQLQEIPKLPPFLKLLLANGCESLQTNGHLTSIDQWVHRGLTMVDTASIANNSPCTIYLPKGEMPKWFQPVEDSSISFVASKDLYDKFLGLIFCAVPNNKGDHCELNFSAYFNGKNEGTYRPFYCIWDSCGILITYFAPSHLWKAVHFDQIDGSYAQFSITLEGFTSDGFTQDGMEKWGFRIISKQLDDNLKDAIRDHKLIDPAFFYEVGHDSTDLEAQSSHIYEDNPTEIGLSRNLQESSCMLENRLIEFDLDCPPSSYVLGEAFDIGFREFPFPGYFFPGDPRSRNKKYKLWLKE from the exons ATGATGA GAGAAGGCAAATGTTTTGGTAATGGAAGTAGGATCATTGTTACTACAAGAGATAAACATTTGCTAACTTGTTATGGAATTGATCAAGATCATGTGTATGAAGTTAAACCACTAAGTTACCATGAAGCTCGTGAGCTGCTTAGCAATCACGCTTTTTTGACAcgccaaaaattaaaaatcaagacAAATTTGGTGGATAGTGTTCTAAATCATGCTGGAGGGcttcctttagcacttgagGTTCTCGGTTCCTGCTTATGTGGTAAAAGAGAAGATGTATGGGAAAGTACACTAGAGAAAGTTTCTAGGATTCCCAACAAAACCATTAATGATGTTCTCAAAATAAGTTATGATGGACTAGAGGAAAATGAGCAAGAGATTTTTCTCGACATTGCCTGCTTTTTTAAGAGGAATGGTAGTGAGTATGTAAAGAAAGTCCTTGATAGTTGTGATGTTCAGACAACTGTAGGATTTGATATACTCATTGAGAGGTCCTTGATAAGCATTGACTATGGAATACTAaaaatgcatgacttgattcaatCGATGGGTATGGATATTGTGAGACAAGAATGTCGCGATGATCCCAGAAGTCGCAGCAGACTATGGCAGTATGATGATGTTGCCGATGCTTTGTCAAGCGATGTG GGAGATTGTGCTGTAAAAGCCATTGTGTTGGAGCCACCTCAGCTAAAAGAGCTAAGTATCCATCCTAATGCttttccaaaaatgagaaagttGAGATTGCTCATCCTACGCAATGTTCATATTTCTTTCCACGGCCCTATATATCTTCCTAATGGGCTAAGATGGATGGAATTTGCTGGAAGTGGTCCTTGGATTCCAAAATTTCCTACTGGTCAAAAGAAATTAGTAAGTATTGATATGAGTGAAGGCAGCATCACAGAAGTCGTAAAACACTTTAAG GACTTCGAACATTTGACGTACATTAAATTGCGTGACTGCGAGTCGCTCGTGAGTACACCCGACATCTCATGTGTTCCAAATCTCAAAGAATTGAAACTTTGgaattgcaaaaacttggtagaagcccacgagtcaattgcataTCATGACAAGCTCCAAGTCTTGCATTTTAAATGGTGCCCTGAACTTCATGTTTTTCCAAATGTGCTCAAGTCAAAAAATCTTCGAGATCTCAACTTTTCTATGTgctcaaaatttgaaagatttccCAATATCCCACATGAACTCGGATGCCTGAAAAAACTTTCCATACTATACACCGCTATTAAAGAACTTCCggcatcaatagaaaatcttgtctctCTAGAGGAAATGCTTTTAGATATTTGCAAAAACTCGGTAAGCATTCCATCTAACATTTACAAGTTACAAAGACTTCAATGCTTCAAATCTTCTTTTGGCCCAATCGTGTTTCCAAACCTCACAGATTCAGCTAATCCATGCATGAAGGTtgaactttcaaatttaaaagtcTTAGACCTTCTCAATTGTAATCTGTCCGAAGTAGAGTTTCTTGAggatctttcttgttttcccttGTTGGAAACCTTAATTTTGTCGGGAAACAATATTACTAGCCTCCCTATATCCATCAGTAAGCGTGATCGTTTGTCCGAATTATTTATTAGTTATTGCCATCAATTACAAGAGATTCCCAAGCTTCCgccatttttaaaattactgCTCGCGAATGGGTGTGAATCTCTGCAAACAAATGGACATTTAACTTCAATTGACCAGTGGGTCCATCGAGGGTTGACCATGGTTGACACTGCTTCAATTGCCAAT AATTCTCCTTGCACTATTTATCTCCCTAAAGGAGAGATGCCAAAGTGGTTTCAACCAGTTGAAGACAGTTCTATATCTTTCGTGGCTTCAAAGGACTTATATGACAAGTttcttggattgattttttGTGCTGTACCTAACAATAAAGGCGATCATTGCGAACTTAACTTTAGCGCATATTTTAATGGCAAAAACGAGGGTACCTACCGTCCATTTTACTGCATATGGGATTCATGTGGCATCTTGATAACCTATTTCGCACCATCTCACTTATGGAAAGCAGTCCattttgatcaaattgatgGGAGTTATGCACAATTCAGCATTACATTAGAGGGCTTTACATCAGATGGCTTTACACAGGATGGCATGGAAAAGTGGGGATTTCGAATAATATCCAAGCAACTAGATGACAATTTAAAGGATGCGATCCGAGATCACAAGTTAATTGATCCAGCTTTCTTCTATGAGGTTGGCCATGACTCAACAGACCTAGAAGCCCAGAGTTCACATATATATGAAGACAATCCAACCGAAATAGGTCTATCAAGAAACTTGCAAGAGAGTTCATGTATGCTCGAAAATAGACTGATCGAATTTGATCTAGATTGTCCACCGAGCTCTTACGTGCTTGGTGAAGCGTTTGACATTGGATTTCGTGAGTTTCCTTTTCCTGGATACTTTTTTCCTGGAGACCCGCGCAGCCGGAACAAAAAGTACAAGCTTTGGTTAAAAGAATGA
- the LOC104444717 gene encoding disease resistance protein RPV1 isoform X2, producing MASSLKSKSIYDVFLSFRGADVRTSFLSHLYQALDQNGIYTFRDSEELRKGDQISATLMKAIEESCIAIIIFSEDYASSWWCLEEMAKIMECKEQKDLTVLPVFYKVDPREVREGRESYRKALDKHEDKFRKDMEKVKKWKKALFDAGNLSGWHLNDEDESKLILQIVKEISTHLNLTPLYVTKHLVGIESPVVKLKEMLNLASDNDVVMVGLWGQGGIGKTTLAKVLYNSMFRQFDGSCFLENVREASKDSKDLVPLQNELLSNVLSLQNGLVVTNANRGINIIQHRLRHKKVLLVLDDVDDLHQLHALAGEGKCFGNGSRIIVTTRDKHLLTCYGIDQDHVYEVKPLSYHEARELLSNHAFLTRQKLKIKTNLVDSVLNHAGGLPLALEVLGSCLCGKREDVWESTLEKVSRIPNKTINDVLKISYDGLEENEQEIFLDIACFFKRNGSEYVKKVLDSCDVQTTVGFDILIERSLISIDYGILKMHDLIQSMGMDIVRQECRDDPRSRSRLWQYDDVADALSSDVGDCAVKAIVLEPPQLKELSIHPNAFPKMRKLRLLILRNVHISFHGPIYLPNGLRWMEFAGSGPWIPKFPTGQKKLVSIDMSEGSITEVVKHFKDFEHLTYIKLRDCESLNSPCTIYLPKGEMPKWFQPVEDSSISFVASKDLYDKFLGLIFCAVPNNKGDHCELNFSAYFNGKNEGTYRPFYCIWDSCGILITYFAPSHLWKAVHFDQIDGSYAQFSITLEGFTSDGFTQDGMEKWGFRIISKQLDDNLKDAIRDHKLIDPAFFYEVGHDSTDLEAQSSHIYEDNPTEIGLSRNLQESSCMLENRLIEFDLDCPPSSYVLGEAFDIGFREFPFPGYFFPGDPRSRNKKYKLWLKE from the exons ATGGCTTCTTCGCTGAAATCCAAAAGTATTTACGACgtcttcttgagtttcagaggcgCGGATGTGCGTACGAGCTTCCTTAGCCATCTCTACCAAGCTTTAGATCAGAATGGAATATACACTTTCCGAGATAGCGAGGAACTGAGAAAGGGAGATCAAATATCGGCAACGCTTATGAAGGCCATTGAAGAATCATGCATCGCAATAATCATTTTTTCCGAGGACTACGCTTCCTCATGGTGGTGCTTGGAAGAGATGGCGAAGATtatggagtgcaaggagcaaAAGGACCTCACCGTTCTACCagtgttttacaaagtggaccCAAGAGAAGTgcgagaggggagagagagttaTAGGAAAGCTCTGGATAAGCATGAGGATAAGTTCAGAAAGGATatggagaaagtgaagaaatggaaaaaagctCTTTTTGATGCTGGTAACTTGTCCGGGTGGCATTTGAATGATGA AGATGAGTCGAAGCTTATACTGCAAATTGTGAAGGAGATTTCCACTCACCTTAACCTAACACCGTTGTATGTTACTAAGCATCTGGTTGGGATAGAGTCTCCAGTTGTTAAGTTGAAAGAGATGTTAAACCTTGCGTCTGATAATGATGTTGTCATGGTGGGGTTATGGGGACAAGGAGGGATAGGGAAAACAACATTAGCAAAAGTTCTTTACAATTCTATGTTTAGACAATTTGATGGTTCATGTTTTCTCGAAAATGTTCGAGAAGCTTCGAAAGATTCCAAGGATTTAGTTCCATTGCAAAACGAATTACTATCCAATGTTTTATCACTGCAAAATGGATTGGTAGTCACCAATGCTAATAGAGGCATCAATATCATACAACATAGACTTCGTCACAAAAAAGTTCTCCTTgtccttgatgatgtggatgacttGCACCAGTTACATGCTTTAGCAGGAGAAGGCAAATGTTTTGGTAATGGAAGTAGGATCATTGTTACTACAAGAGATAAACATTTGCTAACTTGTTATGGAATTGATCAAGATCATGTGTATGAAGTTAAACCACTAAGTTACCATGAAGCTCGTGAGCTGCTTAGCAATCACGCTTTTTTGACAcgccaaaaattaaaaatcaagacAAATTTGGTGGATAGTGTTCTAAATCATGCTGGAGGGcttcctttagcacttgagGTTCTCGGTTCCTGCTTATGTGGTAAAAGAGAAGATGTATGGGAAAGTACACTAGAGAAAGTTTCTAGGATTCCCAACAAAACCATTAATGATGTTCTCAAAATAAGTTATGATGGACTAGAGGAAAATGAGCAAGAGATTTTTCTCGACATTGCCTGCTTTTTTAAGAGGAATGGTAGTGAGTATGTAAAGAAAGTCCTTGATAGTTGTGATGTTCAGACAACTGTAGGATTTGATATACTCATTGAGAGGTCCTTGATAAGCATTGACTATGGAATACTAaaaatgcatgacttgattcaatCGATGGGTATGGATATTGTGAGACAAGAATGTCGCGATGATCCCAGAAGTCGCAGCAGACTATGGCAGTATGATGATGTTGCCGATGCTTTGTCAAGCGATGTG GGAGATTGTGCTGTAAAAGCCATTGTGTTGGAGCCACCTCAGCTAAAAGAGCTAAGTATCCATCCTAATGCttttccaaaaatgagaaagttGAGATTGCTCATCCTACGCAATGTTCATATTTCTTTCCACGGCCCTATATATCTTCCTAATGGGCTAAGATGGATGGAATTTGCTGGAAGTGGTCCTTGGATTCCAAAATTTCCTACTGGTCAAAAGAAATTAGTAAGTATTGATATGAGTGAAGGCAGCATCACAGAAGTCGTAAAACACTTTAAG GACTTCGAACATTTGACGTACATTAAATTGCGTGACTGCGAGTCGCTC AATTCTCCTTGCACTATTTATCTCCCTAAAGGAGAGATGCCAAAGTGGTTTCAACCAGTTGAAGACAGTTCTATATCTTTCGTGGCTTCAAAGGACTTATATGACAAGTttcttggattgattttttGTGCTGTACCTAACAATAAAGGCGATCATTGCGAACTTAACTTTAGCGCATATTTTAATGGCAAAAACGAGGGTACCTACCGTCCATTTTACTGCATATGGGATTCATGTGGCATCTTGATAACCTATTTCGCACCATCTCACTTATGGAAAGCAGTCCattttgatcaaattgatgGGAGTTATGCACAATTCAGCATTACATTAGAGGGCTTTACATCAGATGGCTTTACACAGGATGGCATGGAAAAGTGGGGATTTCGAATAATATCCAAGCAACTAGATGACAATTTAAAGGATGCGATCCGAGATCACAAGTTAATTGATCCAGCTTTCTTCTATGAGGTTGGCCATGACTCAACAGACCTAGAAGCCCAGAGTTCACATATATATGAAGACAATCCAACCGAAATAGGTCTATCAAGAAACTTGCAAGAGAGTTCATGTATGCTCGAAAATAGACTGATCGAATTTGATCTAGATTGTCCACCGAGCTCTTACGTGCTTGGTGAAGCGTTTGACATTGGATTTCGTGAGTTTCCTTTTCCTGGATACTTTTTTCCTGGAGACCCGCGCAGCCGGAACAAAAAGTACAAGCTTTGGTTAAAAGAATGA
- the LOC104444717 gene encoding TMV resistance protein N isoform X1 — translation MASSLKSKSIYDVFLSFRGADVRTSFLSHLYQALDQNGIYTFRDSEELRKGDQISATLMKAIEESCIAIIIFSEDYASSWWCLEEMAKIMECKEQKDLTVLPVFYKVDPREVREGRESYRKALDKHEDKFRKDMEKVKKWKKALFDAGNLSGWHLNDEDESKLILQIVKEISTHLNLTPLYVTKHLVGIESPVVKLKEMLNLASDNDVVMVGLWGQGGIGKTTLAKVLYNSMFRQFDGSCFLENVREASKDSKDLVPLQNELLSNVLSLQNGLVVTNANRGINIIQHRLRHKKVLLVLDDVDDLHQLHALAGEGKCFGNGSRIIVTTRDKHLLTCYGIDQDHVYEVKPLSYHEARELLSNHAFLTRQKLKIKTNLVDSVLNHAGGLPLALEVLGSCLCGKREDVWESTLEKVSRIPNKTINDVLKISYDGLEENEQEIFLDIACFFKRNGSEYVKKVLDSCDVQTTVGFDILIERSLISIDYGILKMHDLIQSMGMDIVRQECRDDPRSRSRLWQYDDVADALSSDVGDCAVKAIVLEPPQLKELSIHPNAFPKMRKLRLLILRNVHISFHGPIYLPNGLRWMEFAGSGPWIPKFPTGQKKLVSIDMSEGSITEVVKHFKDFEHLTYIKLRDCESLVSTPDISCVPNLKELKLWNCKNLVEAHESIAYHDKLQVLHFKWCPELHVFPNVLKSKNLRDLNFSMCSKFERFPNIPHELGCLKKLSILYTAIKELPASIENLVSLEEMLLDICKNSVSIPSNIYKLQRLQCFKSSFGPIVFPNLTDSANPCMKVELSNLKVLDLLNCNLSEVEFLEDLSCFPLLETLILSGNNITSLPISISKRDRLSELFISYCHQLQEIPKLPPFLKLLLANGCESLQTNGHLTSIDQWVHRGLTMVDTASIANNSPCTIYLPKGEMPKWFQPVEDSSISFVASKDLYDKFLGLIFCAVPNNKGDHCELNFSAYFNGKNEGTYRPFYCIWDSCGILITYFAPSHLWKAVHFDQIDGSYAQFSITLEGFTSDGFTQDGMEKWGFRIISKQLDDNLKDAIRDHKLIDPAFFYEVGHDSTDLEAQSSHIYEDNPTEIGLSRNLQESSCMLENRLIEFDLDCPPSSYVLGEAFDIGFREFPFPGYFFPGDPRSRNKKYKLWLKE, via the exons ATGGCTTCTTCGCTGAAATCCAAAAGTATTTACGACgtcttcttgagtttcagaggcgCGGATGTGCGTACGAGCTTCCTTAGCCATCTCTACCAAGCTTTAGATCAGAATGGAATATACACTTTCCGAGATAGCGAGGAACTGAGAAAGGGAGATCAAATATCGGCAACGCTTATGAAGGCCATTGAAGAATCATGCATCGCAATAATCATTTTTTCCGAGGACTACGCTTCCTCATGGTGGTGCTTGGAAGAGATGGCGAAGATtatggagtgcaaggagcaaAAGGACCTCACCGTTCTACCagtgttttacaaagtggaccCAAGAGAAGTgcgagaggggagagagagttaTAGGAAAGCTCTGGATAAGCATGAGGATAAGTTCAGAAAGGATatggagaaagtgaagaaatggaaaaaagctCTTTTTGATGCTGGTAACTTGTCCGGGTGGCATTTGAATGATGA AGATGAGTCGAAGCTTATACTGCAAATTGTGAAGGAGATTTCCACTCACCTTAACCTAACACCGTTGTATGTTACTAAGCATCTGGTTGGGATAGAGTCTCCAGTTGTTAAGTTGAAAGAGATGTTAAACCTTGCGTCTGATAATGATGTTGTCATGGTGGGGTTATGGGGACAAGGAGGGATAGGGAAAACAACATTAGCAAAAGTTCTTTACAATTCTATGTTTAGACAATTTGATGGTTCATGTTTTCTCGAAAATGTTCGAGAAGCTTCGAAAGATTCCAAGGATTTAGTTCCATTGCAAAACGAATTACTATCCAATGTTTTATCACTGCAAAATGGATTGGTAGTCACCAATGCTAATAGAGGCATCAATATCATACAACATAGACTTCGTCACAAAAAAGTTCTCCTTgtccttgatgatgtggatgacttGCACCAGTTACATGCTTTAGCAGGAGAAGGCAAATGTTTTGGTAATGGAAGTAGGATCATTGTTACTACAAGAGATAAACATTTGCTAACTTGTTATGGAATTGATCAAGATCATGTGTATGAAGTTAAACCACTAAGTTACCATGAAGCTCGTGAGCTGCTTAGCAATCACGCTTTTTTGACAcgccaaaaattaaaaatcaagacAAATTTGGTGGATAGTGTTCTAAATCATGCTGGAGGGcttcctttagcacttgagGTTCTCGGTTCCTGCTTATGTGGTAAAAGAGAAGATGTATGGGAAAGTACACTAGAGAAAGTTTCTAGGATTCCCAACAAAACCATTAATGATGTTCTCAAAATAAGTTATGATGGACTAGAGGAAAATGAGCAAGAGATTTTTCTCGACATTGCCTGCTTTTTTAAGAGGAATGGTAGTGAGTATGTAAAGAAAGTCCTTGATAGTTGTGATGTTCAGACAACTGTAGGATTTGATATACTCATTGAGAGGTCCTTGATAAGCATTGACTATGGAATACTAaaaatgcatgacttgattcaatCGATGGGTATGGATATTGTGAGACAAGAATGTCGCGATGATCCCAGAAGTCGCAGCAGACTATGGCAGTATGATGATGTTGCCGATGCTTTGTCAAGCGATGTG GGAGATTGTGCTGTAAAAGCCATTGTGTTGGAGCCACCTCAGCTAAAAGAGCTAAGTATCCATCCTAATGCttttccaaaaatgagaaagttGAGATTGCTCATCCTACGCAATGTTCATATTTCTTTCCACGGCCCTATATATCTTCCTAATGGGCTAAGATGGATGGAATTTGCTGGAAGTGGTCCTTGGATTCCAAAATTTCCTACTGGTCAAAAGAAATTAGTAAGTATTGATATGAGTGAAGGCAGCATCACAGAAGTCGTAAAACACTTTAAG GACTTCGAACATTTGACGTACATTAAATTGCGTGACTGCGAGTCGCTCGTGAGTACACCCGACATCTCATGTGTTCCAAATCTCAAAGAATTGAAACTTTGgaattgcaaaaacttggtagaagcccacgagtcaattgcataTCATGACAAGCTCCAAGTCTTGCATTTTAAATGGTGCCCTGAACTTCATGTTTTTCCAAATGTGCTCAAGTCAAAAAATCTTCGAGATCTCAACTTTTCTATGTgctcaaaatttgaaagatttccCAATATCCCACATGAACTCGGATGCCTGAAAAAACTTTCCATACTATACACCGCTATTAAAGAACTTCCggcatcaatagaaaatcttgtctctCTAGAGGAAATGCTTTTAGATATTTGCAAAAACTCGGTAAGCATTCCATCTAACATTTACAAGTTACAAAGACTTCAATGCTTCAAATCTTCTTTTGGCCCAATCGTGTTTCCAAACCTCACAGATTCAGCTAATCCATGCATGAAGGTtgaactttcaaatttaaaagtcTTAGACCTTCTCAATTGTAATCTGTCCGAAGTAGAGTTTCTTGAggatctttcttgttttcccttGTTGGAAACCTTAATTTTGTCGGGAAACAATATTACTAGCCTCCCTATATCCATCAGTAAGCGTGATCGTTTGTCCGAATTATTTATTAGTTATTGCCATCAATTACAAGAGATTCCCAAGCTTCCgccatttttaaaattactgCTCGCGAATGGGTGTGAATCTCTGCAAACAAATGGACATTTAACTTCAATTGACCAGTGGGTCCATCGAGGGTTGACCATGGTTGACACTGCTTCAATTGCCAAT AATTCTCCTTGCACTATTTATCTCCCTAAAGGAGAGATGCCAAAGTGGTTTCAACCAGTTGAAGACAGTTCTATATCTTTCGTGGCTTCAAAGGACTTATATGACAAGTttcttggattgattttttGTGCTGTACCTAACAATAAAGGCGATCATTGCGAACTTAACTTTAGCGCATATTTTAATGGCAAAAACGAGGGTACCTACCGTCCATTTTACTGCATATGGGATTCATGTGGCATCTTGATAACCTATTTCGCACCATCTCACTTATGGAAAGCAGTCCattttgatcaaattgatgGGAGTTATGCACAATTCAGCATTACATTAGAGGGCTTTACATCAGATGGCTTTACACAGGATGGCATGGAAAAGTGGGGATTTCGAATAATATCCAAGCAACTAGATGACAATTTAAAGGATGCGATCCGAGATCACAAGTTAATTGATCCAGCTTTCTTCTATGAGGTTGGCCATGACTCAACAGACCTAGAAGCCCAGAGTTCACATATATATGAAGACAATCCAACCGAAATAGGTCTATCAAGAAACTTGCAAGAGAGTTCATGTATGCTCGAAAATAGACTGATCGAATTTGATCTAGATTGTCCACCGAGCTCTTACGTGCTTGGTGAAGCGTTTGACATTGGATTTCGTGAGTTTCCTTTTCCTGGATACTTTTTTCCTGGAGACCCGCGCAGCCGGAACAAAAAGTACAAGCTTTGGTTAAAAGAATGA